In a genomic window of Halobiforma lacisalsi AJ5:
- a CDS encoding ABC transporter ATP-binding protein, protein MSERIGGADERSDPLLEVEDLETHFPITRGFLRREVGRVRAVDGVSFRIDRGETFGLVGESGSGKTTTALSALRLEEPTGGEIRFDGESVTDLSGADLRAFRRRAQLIVQDPNDAFNPRMTVGEAVAEPLALHGMDDAERRQRIVADLLERVGLAADDADRYPHEFSGGEKQRIAIARALVLNPDLIVADEPTSALDGRVQSDVLALLDDVRREFDVAVLFISHDIDVVRQFCDRLAVMYLGEIVERGPTAEVLNDPAHPYTRVLLGSVPSLDPSDRELARPLTDSVPEPSDPPAGCRFHPRCPEVIAPADVDLEADLWRTVAAFRFSVRTGELPPEIDAARGSEDPEPGIDETTVREAFDLPAELPDDRAEEGVAAAAEAIARGDLDAATDTLAEAFPTVCGRESPADGDRHERQVRCHRYDSAVEAAPRSSSRTLETDG, encoded by the coding sequence GTGAGTGAACGGATCGGCGGGGCCGACGAGCGCTCCGACCCTCTCCTCGAGGTCGAGGACCTCGAGACCCACTTCCCGATCACGCGGGGATTCCTCCGGCGCGAGGTCGGCCGCGTCCGCGCCGTCGACGGCGTGAGTTTCCGGATCGACCGCGGCGAGACGTTCGGCCTGGTCGGCGAGTCCGGCAGCGGCAAGACGACGACGGCGCTGTCGGCGCTGCGCCTCGAGGAGCCGACCGGCGGCGAGATTCGGTTCGACGGCGAGTCGGTCACGGACCTGTCCGGGGCCGACCTCCGGGCGTTCCGGCGGCGCGCGCAGCTGATCGTCCAGGATCCGAACGACGCGTTCAACCCCCGGATGACGGTCGGCGAGGCCGTCGCGGAACCGCTTGCCCTCCACGGAATGGACGACGCCGAGCGGCGCCAGCGGATCGTCGCCGACCTGCTCGAGCGGGTCGGTCTCGCGGCCGACGACGCCGACCGCTACCCTCACGAGTTCTCCGGCGGCGAGAAACAGCGCATCGCCATCGCGCGGGCGCTGGTGCTCAACCCGGACCTGATCGTGGCCGACGAACCGACCAGCGCGCTCGACGGCCGCGTCCAGTCCGACGTGCTCGCCCTGCTCGACGACGTCCGTCGCGAGTTCGACGTCGCCGTGTTGTTCATCAGCCACGACATCGACGTCGTCCGGCAGTTCTGCGACCGGCTTGCGGTCATGTACCTCGGCGAGATCGTCGAACGCGGGCCGACCGCGGAGGTGCTGAACGATCCCGCCCACCCGTACACTCGCGTCCTGCTTGGCTCGGTTCCGAGCCTCGATCCCTCGGATCGGGAACTGGCCCGGCCGCTGACCGATTCCGTTCCCGAACCGAGCGATCCGCCCGCCGGCTGTCGATTCCATCCGCGCTGTCCCGAAGTGATCGCCCCCGCGGACGTCGACCTCGAGGCCGATCTCTGGCGAACGGTCGCAGCCTTCCGGTTTTCCGTTCGAACCGGCGAGCTACCCCCGGAAATCGACGCCGCCCGCGGGAGCGAGGACCCGGAGCCAGGAATCGACGAGACGACGGTTCGGGAGGCGTTCGATCTCCCCGCGGAACTCCCGGACGACCGTGCCGAGGAGGGCGTCGCCGCCGCGGCCGAGGCGATCGCCCGCGGTGACCTCGATGCTGCGACCGATACCCTCGCGGAAGCGTTCCCGACGGTATGCGGGCGCGAATCGCCAGCCGACGGAGACCGACACGAGCGCCAGGTTCGGTGTCACCGGTACGATTCGGCCGTCGAGGCGGCTCCGCGCTCGTCGTCTCGAACGCTCGAGACCGACGGCTAA
- a CDS encoding DUF7344 domain-containing protein has translation MPDLSKGEVFEVLRNQRRRYVLHFLKRDERPVELGDLAQQIAAWEYETTLEGVTPEQRKRVYTTLQQTHLPKMDEAGILTFDSDRGVIEATDRTRDISVYLEIVPGREFAWRELYLSLGAISCALVAALWVGIYPLTVLSTLTWTAIIAVTVTATAIAHIYHERHMRLGHGEQPPELSYGGE, from the coding sequence ATCCCCGATCTCTCCAAGGGTGAAGTCTTCGAGGTGCTGCGCAACCAGCGCCGGCGGTACGTCCTCCACTTCCTGAAGCGGGACGAGCGACCCGTCGAACTCGGCGACCTCGCCCAGCAGATCGCGGCCTGGGAGTACGAGACGACCCTCGAGGGCGTCACCCCCGAACAACGCAAACGGGTGTACACGACGCTCCAACAGACGCACCTGCCGAAGATGGACGAGGCCGGCATCCTCACGTTCGACTCTGATCGCGGCGTCATCGAGGCGACCGACCGCACCCGCGACATCAGTGTCTATCTCGAGATCGTGCCCGGTCGGGAGTTCGCGTGGCGGGAACTGTACCTGTCGCTGGGTGCGATCAGTTGTGCGCTCGTCGCCGCGCTGTGGGTCGGAATCTACCCACTGACGGTCCTGTCGACGCTGACCTGGACGGCGATCATCGCCGTGACGGTTACCGCAACTGCGATCGCTCACATCTATCACGAACGGCACATGCGGCTCGGTCACGGCGAGCAACCGCCGGAGTTGAGCTACGGCGGGGAGTAA
- a CDS encoding ABC transporter ATP-binding protein, with the protein MTLHTDDTTDGTDALRRGDRKPLLTVRDLRTHITTEGDSIRAVDGVSFRIDRGETVCLVGESGSGKSVTCQSLTGLVPRPPAEIVGGTVDFDGNSLLEAEESQLQAIRGSRIAHVFQNPQSALDPVYTVGDQLVEAITIHEDVPEREAVDRGIELLGRVGIPNAAARVDDYPHEFSGGMQQRVAIAIALAADPDLLIADEPTTAVDVTVQARLIELFRDLIDGGMSLLLVTHDLRVVAALADRVLVMFGGTIVERGPVEDLFDRPAHPYTRELMASYDGVSRRDDRSARGAIPGNGCRFRGECPHAVDDCAGGDQPAFHPVESRDAHRAACVYYGPERDPATIDERRGPDERRLLGGPGGESRE; encoded by the coding sequence ATGACGCTTCACACCGACGATACGACGGACGGTACCGACGCGCTGCGACGCGGCGACCGCAAGCCCCTGCTGACCGTTCGGGACCTTCGAACACACATCACCACCGAGGGGGACTCTATCCGCGCCGTCGACGGCGTGAGCTTCCGGATCGACCGCGGCGAGACCGTCTGTCTCGTCGGCGAATCGGGCTCCGGGAAGAGCGTCACCTGCCAGTCGCTGACCGGGCTCGTCCCCCGACCGCCGGCCGAGATCGTCGGCGGCACGGTCGATTTCGACGGCAACTCGCTGCTCGAGGCCGAGGAGTCGCAACTGCAGGCGATCCGCGGGAGCCGCATCGCCCACGTGTTCCAGAATCCCCAGAGTGCGCTCGATCCGGTCTATACGGTCGGTGACCAGCTCGTCGAGGCGATCACGATCCACGAGGACGTTCCCGAACGCGAGGCGGTCGACCGCGGAATCGAACTCCTCGGGCGGGTCGGCATCCCGAACGCGGCCGCGCGCGTGGACGACTACCCCCACGAGTTCTCCGGCGGGATGCAACAGCGGGTAGCGATCGCCATCGCGCTCGCGGCCGACCCGGACCTATTGATCGCCGACGAGCCGACGACCGCCGTCGACGTGACGGTCCAGGCCCGGCTGATCGAACTCTTCCGAGATCTGATCGACGGCGGGATGTCCCTCCTGCTCGTGACCCACGATCTCCGGGTGGTCGCCGCGCTCGCGGACCGCGTCCTCGTCATGTTCGGCGGAACGATCGTCGAACGCGGCCCCGTCGAGGATCTGTTCGATCGCCCCGCCCACCCCTACACCCGCGAACTGATGGCAAGCTACGACGGCGTCTCACGTCGTGACGATCGCTCGGCTCGAGGGGCGATCCCGGGCAACGGCTGCCGGTTCCGTGGCGAGTGTCCCCACGCGGTCGACGACTGTGCCGGCGGCGATCAGCCCGCCTTCCACCCCGTCGAAAGCCGGGACGCTCACCGGGCCGCCTGCGTCTACTACGGCCCGGAGCGGGACCCGGCGACGATCGACGAACGGAGGGGACCGGACGAACGTCGACTGCTCGGCGGACCGGGAGGTGAGAGCCGTGAGTGA
- a CDS encoding ABC transporter substrate-binding protein encodes MVQNNNQSGRDINRRQVLQGVGGAGIVAVAGCLGDEEEEGDAPFQIQLEVNADNDDRVQMVELIAESMEQTGYFDTTIETYEWNTYVGRLLDTEYAERGHIACIGLSGTFNPESFCNALHHSSNHGQCCNLQGINDPELDEMMDDARYDMDVVDDPELRAERYDEVWERLAENRYSSITHFDLLAPVMSNDLHGYSTYPFTEGLFSYGLYAPEDEQVSWLDRDSDATPEETGLGDLQEGGTLRIGAGANVDSFDPPYSNDTTSTMAQNFVFEQLITSDADGNVYPWLAEDYELVETQDIDRTAYEEYMISVGADDEGVLDTDEQIIVQHPEDDPFGDDEVRVLTPEQAGEAVADGTFGMQFQYDIREGVEFHNGEELTAEHVVRSYERYENSDLSAQTFDSALYVEQVDDYTVNIYAQVPDAEAERELPAVYIHSLEQVDLEGGDLDPRQGNEPIGTGPYEFEEFVDEQYAEYSKFDNYWTEELGVDSIDWFDGPSEFPDGPVIEDIEFEIVPDDATRSGALQNEEIDVTYGLATATLDDFDQSDGFFIDAVETGGYEYIQYPVNVEPWDDERLRTAVNHLVPRERIVENVLNGWARPAWTDIPQLAEESGTADPEALEAEIKPTNEYDPDRAEELLDEVVEEYDL; translated from the coding sequence ATGGTGCAGAATAACAATCAGTCGGGACGCGATATCAACCGACGTCAAGTCCTACAGGGGGTAGGCGGTGCTGGCATCGTCGCAGTCGCCGGGTGCCTCGGTGATGAAGAAGAGGAAGGAGATGCGCCGTTCCAGATTCAGCTGGAAGTCAACGCTGACAACGACGACCGCGTTCAGATGGTGGAGCTGATCGCGGAGTCGATGGAACAGACCGGTTATTTCGATACCACGATCGAGACCTATGAGTGGAACACGTACGTCGGACGTCTCCTCGACACCGAGTACGCCGAACGCGGCCACATCGCGTGCATCGGCCTGTCGGGAACGTTCAACCCCGAGAGTTTCTGTAACGCCCTCCACCACTCGAGCAACCACGGGCAGTGTTGTAACCTCCAGGGGATCAACGATCCCGAGCTCGACGAGATGATGGACGACGCCCGGTACGACATGGACGTCGTCGACGACCCCGAACTCCGTGCCGAGCGCTACGACGAGGTCTGGGAGCGACTCGCCGAGAACCGATACAGCTCGATCACCCACTTCGACCTCCTCGCGCCTGTAATGTCCAACGACCTGCACGGGTACAGTACGTACCCGTTCACGGAGGGACTGTTCAGTTACGGACTCTACGCGCCCGAGGACGAACAGGTTTCCTGGCTCGACCGCGACAGCGACGCCACGCCGGAGGAGACGGGCCTCGGCGACCTGCAGGAAGGCGGAACGCTTCGGATCGGTGCCGGCGCGAACGTCGACTCGTTCGACCCGCCGTACAGCAACGACACGACGTCGACGATGGCCCAGAACTTCGTCTTCGAGCAACTCATTACCTCCGACGCCGACGGGAACGTGTATCCGTGGCTCGCCGAGGACTACGAACTCGTCGAGACCCAGGACATCGACCGGACCGCCTACGAGGAGTACATGATCTCGGTCGGTGCCGACGACGAAGGCGTCCTCGACACCGACGAGCAGATCATCGTCCAGCACCCCGAAGACGATCCGTTCGGGGACGACGAGGTCCGCGTCCTCACGCCCGAACAGGCCGGCGAGGCCGTCGCTGACGGCACCTTCGGGATGCAGTTCCAGTACGACATCCGCGAGGGCGTCGAGTTCCACAACGGCGAGGAACTCACCGCCGAACACGTCGTCCGCTCCTACGAGCGCTACGAGAACTCCGACCTCTCGGCCCAGACGTTCGACTCCGCGCTCTACGTCGAGCAAGTCGACGACTACACCGTCAACATCTACGCGCAGGTTCCGGACGCCGAGGCCGAGCGGGAACTCCCCGCCGTCTACATCCACTCGCTGGAACAGGTCGACCTCGAGGGCGGCGACCTCGACCCGCGACAGGGTAACGAACCCATCGGTACCGGCCCCTACGAGTTCGAGGAGTTCGTCGACGAGCAGTACGCCGAGTACTCCAAGTTCGACAATTACTGGACCGAGGAACTCGGCGTGGACTCGATCGACTGGTTCGATGGCCCCTCGGAGTTCCCCGACGGTCCAGTCATCGAGGATATCGAGTTCGAGATCGTCCCCGACGACGCGACCCGATCGGGTGCGCTCCAGAACGAGGAGATCGACGTCACCTACGGGCTCGCGACGGCGACGCTTGACGACTTCGACCAGTCCGACGGCTTCTTCATCGACGCCGTCGAGACCGGTGGCTACGAGTACATCCAGTACCCCGTCAACGTCGAGCCGTGGGACGACGAGCGCCTCCGCACTGCGGTCAACCATCTCGTCCCGCGAGAACGGATCGTCGAGAACGTCCTCAACGGCTGGGCTCGACCGGCCTGGACCGACATCCCGCAACTCGCCGAGGAGAGCGGGACCGCAGACCCCGAAGCGCTCGAGGCGGAGATCAAGCCGACCAACGAGTACGACCCCGACCGCGCGGAAGAACTGCTCGATGAGGTAGTCGAAGAGTACGACCTCTAA
- a CDS encoding ABC transporter permease, translating into MSLRRFILKRFLSIIPILFGVSVITFALVHLTPGDPISQMVGLNPDMTAADEARLRARYGLDGPIWQQYLTWMENIVVGDFGEEISTGRDVTEIIMTRLPETIVLGLFGWAFGLIIAIPTGIYAAVNKDKLGDTISRFLALSGISIPNFWLGLMLILIGSLWLGWWNVLPPSRQPLYHPDMLWYLLLPGITIGTASAASIMRVMRTSMAEEMNKEYVTAARAKGLPERSVVLKHVLRNSLISVVTLAATLTASIVSGSVVVEYVFNWPGLGMEFVEAINGREVNLIMAITLFFGVTIIIANLVADIMYAVLDPRIRYD; encoded by the coding sequence ATGAGTTTACGACGTTTCATACTGAAACGGTTCCTCTCGATCATACCGATACTGTTCGGTGTATCGGTCATCACGTTCGCGCTCGTTCATCTAACACCGGGTGATCCGATCAGCCAGATGGTCGGGTTGAATCCCGATATGACGGCCGCCGACGAGGCACGCCTCCGCGCCCGCTACGGGCTCGACGGTCCTATCTGGCAGCAGTACCTGACGTGGATGGAGAACATCGTCGTCGGCGATTTCGGTGAGGAGATCAGCACCGGACGGGACGTCACCGAGATCATCATGACGCGACTGCCGGAAACGATCGTGCTCGGCCTGTTCGGCTGGGCGTTCGGACTGATCATCGCCATCCCGACCGGGATCTACGCGGCGGTCAACAAGGACAAGCTCGGCGACACGATCAGCCGCTTCCTTGCCCTGTCCGGTATCTCGATCCCCAACTTCTGGCTCGGGCTGATGCTGATCCTGATCGGGTCGCTGTGGCTCGGCTGGTGGAACGTGTTGCCGCCCTCCCGGCAGCCGCTGTACCACCCGGACATGCTGTGGTACCTGCTGCTCCCGGGGATCACGATCGGGACTGCGTCGGCGGCATCGATCATGCGCGTCATGCGGACCTCGATGGCCGAGGAGATGAACAAGGAGTACGTGACGGCGGCCCGCGCGAAGGGACTGCCCGAGCGGTCGGTCGTGCTCAAGCACGTCCTCCGTAACTCCCTGATCTCGGTCGTTACCCTCGCGGCGACACTGACTGCAAGCATCGTCTCCGGGTCGGTCGTCGTGGAGTACGTCTTCAACTGGCCGGGTCTCGGCATGGAGTTCGTCGAGGCGATCAACGGTCGAGAGGTCAATCTCATCATGGCGATCACCCTGTTTTTCGGGGTTACTATCATCATCGCGAATCTGGTAGCAGACATCATGTACGCGGTACTCGATCCGAGGATCAGATATGACTAG
- a CDS encoding ABC transporter permease has translation MTRKISAERGRIQISGFDAEKVERREPLSDWSEESGDETQTRWQRGWERFKRNRTALIGLAVVSFLSLVAIFARPISVMGTTVQPFSLAPYDPAAILYLQDPSIGVYDPPSTTNWMGTDASGRDLFSRLLYGGRYSISIGFIVVVITASFGTIYGAVSGYYGGWTDEIMMRLVDTIFAFPFLVMALVIIAMLGGGYWQLVLAFSLVGWASYARLIRGEVLKVKENEYVMAAKALGARDKSVIFRHIVPNAMPPLLVVASLNVGTVVIGVAALGFLGFGMPPGSAEWGTMLDQTRETLIQGPDGTIPWWATVFPGAAIFMFVMAMNMIGDGINDALDAQETGAGQQGGA, from the coding sequence ATGACTAGGAAGATTTCCGCAGAGCGTGGCCGGATCCAGATCAGCGGTTTCGACGCGGAGAAGGTCGAACGACGCGAACCGCTTTCGGACTGGAGTGAAGAGTCCGGCGACGAGACACAGACGCGGTGGCAGCGGGGCTGGGAACGGTTCAAACGGAACCGGACCGCGCTGATCGGCCTCGCGGTCGTCTCCTTCCTCTCGCTGGTGGCGATCTTCGCGCGGCCGATCTCGGTGATGGGGACGACCGTCCAGCCGTTCTCGCTCGCCCCGTACGACCCGGCGGCGATCCTCTACCTACAGGATCCATCGATCGGCGTGTACGACCCGCCGTCGACCACGAACTGGATGGGAACGGACGCGTCCGGCCGGGACCTGTTCTCCCGGCTCCTCTACGGCGGCCGCTACAGCATTTCGATCGGCTTCATCGTCGTCGTGATCACGGCATCGTTCGGTACCATCTACGGGGCCGTGTCGGGCTACTACGGCGGCTGGACCGACGAGATCATGATGCGTCTCGTCGACACCATCTTCGCCTTCCCGTTCCTGGTCATGGCGCTGGTCATCATCGCGATGCTCGGCGGTGGCTACTGGCAACTCGTGCTCGCGTTCTCGCTTGTCGGCTGGGCGAGCTATGCCCGTCTGATCCGTGGTGAGGTACTGAAGGTCAAGGAAAACGAGTACGTGATGGCCGCCAAGGCCCTCGGTGCACGAGACAAGTCCGTGATCTTCAGACACATCGTTCCGAACGCGATGCCGCCGCTGCTCGTCGTCGCGTCGCTGAACGTCGGGACCGTCGTGATCGGCGTCGCGGCGCTTGGCTTCCTCGGCTTCGGGATGCCGCCGGGCAGCGCGGAGTGGGGGACCATGCTCGACCAGACACGTGAGACGCTCATTCAGGGTCCCGACGGTACGATCCCCTGGTGGGCGACGGTGTTCCCCGGCGCAGCCATCTTCATGTTCGTGATGGCGATGAACATGATCGGTGACGGAATCAACGACGCGCTCGACGCCCAGGAGACGGGCGCGGGTCAACAGGGTGGTGCCTGA
- a CDS encoding ABC transporter ATP-binding protein, producing MSLIEVNDLTVKFYTKEGVVTAVDDLSYRIERGEKFGVVGESGAGKSVTALSLMRLIESPGRIESGEILFKGEDLLQMSEEELREIRGNEIAMIFQDAQTALNPVYTVGEQVSEAIRHHLDYDDQEAKERTIQLLDRVGIPEAEARYSDYPHEFSGGMQQRAVIAMALSCDPDLLLCDEPTTALDVTIEAQILEEIEQLADEFDTAIQLITHDLGVVAEVCDRVMVMYAGKPVEKAPVEDLYYDPKHPYTVGLMSSIPRIGDERERLQTIPGTMPDLVELPSGCSFHPRCPFAEEACTRKEPPLLDPETGEPERGLESPTEHTAACLEYTGALKEGLDYSVEIRDPDTDGDTEAAVANPNARSGRRTESNANPEGESDD from the coding sequence ATGTCGCTGATCGAAGTCAACGACCTGACGGTCAAGTTCTACACGAAGGAGGGCGTCGTCACCGCCGTCGACGACCTCTCCTACCGGATCGAACGCGGGGAGAAGTTCGGCGTCGTCGGCGAGAGCGGGGCAGGCAAAAGCGTCACCGCGCTCTCGCTAATGCGGCTCATCGAGAGTCCCGGACGGATCGAGAGCGGCGAGATCCTGTTCAAGGGCGAGGACCTCCTCCAGATGAGCGAGGAGGAGCTCCGAGAGATTCGGGGCAACGAGATCGCCATGATCTTCCAGGACGCCCAGACCGCGCTCAACCCCGTCTACACCGTCGGCGAACAGGTCTCCGAGGCGATCAGACACCACCTCGATTACGACGACCAGGAAGCGAAAGAGCGGACGATCCAACTGCTCGACCGCGTCGGCATTCCGGAGGCCGAAGCCCGGTACTCCGACTATCCTCACGAGTTCTCCGGCGGGATGCAACAGCGAGCCGTCATCGCGATGGCGCTGTCCTGTGATCCCGACCTGTTGCTCTGTGACGAGCCGACCACGGCGCTCGACGTCACGATCGAGGCCCAGATCCTCGAGGAGATCGAGCAACTCGCCGACGAGTTCGACACTGCGATCCAGCTGATCACCCACGACCTCGGGGTCGTCGCCGAGGTCTGCGATCGCGTGATGGTGATGTACGCTGGCAAGCCAGTGGAGAAGGCTCCGGTCGAGGACCTCTACTACGATCCCAAACACCCCTACACCGTCGGTCTGATGAGTTCGATCCCCCGGATCGGGGACGAACGCGAGCGGTTGCAGACGATCCCCGGCACGATGCCGGACCTCGTCGAGTTGCCCTCCGGCTGTAGCTTCCACCCGCGTTGTCCGTTCGCCGAGGAAGCCTGTACCCGGAAGGAACCGCCGCTGCTCGATCCCGAAACTGGCGAACCCGAACGCGGCCTCGAATCGCCGACCGAACACACCGCTGCCTGTCTCGAGTACACGGGAGCGCTGAAGGAGGGGCTCGATTACTCGGTCGAAATCCGCGATCCGGACACCGACGGCGATACGGAAGCCGCAGTCGCGAACCCGAACGCCCGGTCGGGCCGTCGTACCGAATCCAACGCGAACCCGGAAGGTGAAAGCGATGACTAG
- a CDS encoding ABC transporter ATP-binding protein produces the protein MTRPNERPLLRAENLEKYYDSSSGVIDSILGRTQWVKAVDGVDLELYEGETLGVVGESGCGKSTLGQTLLRLIEPTDGSVYYQEAVDRREGPGEPERQEVDLTEISNSRLRDLRTDLQYIFQDPFSSLNPRLTVGDIIGEPLDIHDIASGQERTDRIYDLLETVGLNASHAHRYPHEFSGGQRQRIGIARALAVDPEIIICDEPVSALDVSVQAQILNLLEDLQEEFGLSYIFIAHDLSVVEHISDRIAVMYLGEFAEVGTTEEIFSPPYHPYTEALLSAIPEPDPLWEGDQILLPGTVPSPLNPPSGCRFHTRCPRIIPPEEYDLEQDVWRSIVDFKLRLQEAENIESVTAIAEEETNGDDTERIDPTTISGSEFDDLVRSEFDLPDTVSDREAELVLSQTIDELHAGNIEDARQGMDSAFVSPCEKFSPDRIPMGDTHEISCLLYDEEFADRGGRERRDRRPGTGTGSTGSGSSDDPGDAIADD, from the coding sequence ATGACTAGACCGAACGAGAGGCCCCTGTTGCGGGCCGAGAACCTGGAGAAGTACTACGACAGCAGTAGCGGAGTCATCGACAGCATCCTCGGCCGAACCCAGTGGGTCAAGGCCGTGGACGGCGTCGACCTCGAGCTCTACGAGGGCGAGACCCTCGGCGTGGTCGGGGAGAGCGGCTGCGGGAAGAGTACCCTCGGCCAGACGCTGCTCCGGCTGATCGAGCCGACCGACGGCTCGGTGTACTACCAGGAGGCCGTCGACCGTCGCGAGGGCCCGGGCGAACCCGAACGCCAGGAGGTCGATCTGACCGAGATCTCGAACAGCCGGCTCCGGGACCTGCGGACTGACCTCCAGTACATCTTCCAGGACCCGTTCTCGAGCCTGAACCCGCGGCTGACCGTCGGGGACATCATCGGTGAACCCCTCGACATCCACGACATCGCCTCGGGCCAGGAGCGAACCGATCGTATCTACGATCTCCTCGAGACGGTCGGCCTGAACGCCAGCCACGCACACCGCTATCCCCACGAGTTCTCGGGGGGACAGCGTCAGCGTATCGGCATCGCCCGCGCACTCGCGGTCGACCCCGAGATCATCATCTGTGACGAACCGGTCAGCGCGCTGGACGTCAGCGTGCAGGCCCAGATCCTCAACTTGCTCGAGGACCTCCAGGAGGAGTTCGGCCTCTCGTACATCTTCATCGCTCACGACCTGAGCGTGGTCGAACACATCTCCGACCGGATCGCGGTGATGTACCTGGGTGAGTTCGCGGAGGTCGGGACGACGGAGGAGATCTTCTCGCCGCCGTACCACCCGTACACGGAGGCGCTGCTCTCGGCGATCCCCGAACCCGATCCGCTCTGGGAGGGCGACCAGATCCTCCTGCCGGGAACGGTTCCGTCGCCGCTGAATCCGCCGTCCGGCTGCCGGTTCCACACCCGGTGTCCGCGGATCATCCCGCCCGAGGAGTACGACCTCGAGCAGGACGTCTGGCGCTCGATCGTCGACTTCAAGCTGCGGCTTCAGGAGGCCGAGAACATCGAGTCGGTGACTGCCATCGCCGAGGAAGAGACCAACGGCGACGACACCGAGCGAATCGATCCGACGACGATCTCCGGTTCGGAGTTCGACGACCTGGTCCGCTCGGAGTTCGACCTCCCCGACACCGTCTCGGACCGCGAGGCGGAGTTGGTCCTCTCCCAGACGATCGACGAACTCCACGCCGGCAACATCGAGGACGCACGCCAGGGGATGGACTCGGCGTTCGTCTCGCCGTGTGAGAAGTTCAGTCCGGACCGGATCCCGATGGGCGACACCCACGAGATCTCGTGTCTGCTGTACGACGAGGAGTTCGCCGACCGCGGGGGCAGGGAACGACGGGATCGGCGGCCGGGAACGGGCACGGGCTCTACGGGCTCTGGCTCGAGCGACGACCCCGGTGACGCCATCGCCGACGACTAA
- the hpt gene encoding hypoxanthine/guanine phosphoribosyltransferase, with protein sequence MEQLKQSLLDAPIIEKDGYHYFVHPISDGLPKLDPGLLREIVIGIIRKAELEDVDRIVTPAAMGIHISTAVSLMTDIPLTVIRKREYGLEHEVAISQKTGYSENEMYINDVREGERVLVLDDVLSTGGTLASVLDALDEIGAEVVDTVAVIKKEGGENKVDDAGYDVKTLINVDVVDGEVVIVDETGD encoded by the coding sequence ATGGAACAACTGAAGCAGTCGCTCCTCGACGCGCCGATCATCGAGAAAGACGGATATCACTACTTCGTGCATCCGATCAGCGACGGGCTTCCGAAACTCGATCCGGGCCTCCTCCGGGAGATCGTCATCGGAATCATCCGAAAGGCCGAACTCGAGGACGTCGACCGGATCGTCACGCCGGCGGCGATGGGGATCCACATCTCCACGGCGGTCTCACTGATGACCGACATTCCGCTGACGGTCATCCGCAAGCGCGAGTACGGGCTCGAACACGAGGTCGCGATCTCCCAGAAGACGGGGTACTCCGAGAACGAGATGTACATCAACGACGTCCGCGAGGGCGAGCGCGTACTCGTGCTCGACGACGTGCTCTCGACCGGCGGCACGCTCGCGTCCGTCCTCGACGCCCTGGACGAGATCGGCGCGGAGGTCGTCGACACCGTCGCCGTCATCAAGAAAGAGGGCGGCGAAAACAAGGTCGACGACGCCGGCTACGACGTCAAGACGCTGATCAACGTCGACGTCGTCGACGGCGAGGTCGTCATCGTCGACGAGACCGGCGACTGA